A genomic stretch from Actinomycetota bacterium includes:
- the serA gene encoding phosphoglycerate dehydrogenase, whose product MARILVKEKIAAAGVELLRRDFEVDFLPEMSREEMLGRLGEYEGLIVRSATKVDAEAIAAASRMKVIGRAGVGVDNIDVEAATKRGIMVINAPQSNIISAAEQTMALLMAMCRNIPDAVISLREKCWDRKQFEGVELFHKVMGIVGLGRIGTLVAHRCQAFGMQVIAYDPYVSEEKGKKLGIELVSMDELLGQADFITVHLPKTPETHHLLGEAEFARMKDGVRVLNVARGGIVDEDALYAALDGGKVAAAALDVFEKEPATECPLIGHPKVIATPHLGASTQEAQDRAGTMIAEFVSEALRGGFVANVVNLPVPAEVDESVRMFMPLAEKLGLLLTHLVEGHVSEIEVEYLGGLAGYETGVLTVAVLKGFFEKIVFEPVNYVNAPLFAKERGIAVRETKSEQTRDYVNLIMVRGRRDGDEVAVGGTLVGLSNAERFVHVYEYDIDLGPSQYMAFFRYADIPGMIGKVGTILGDNGINIAHMQVGRRKIGGEAVMGINVDIPIPEEVMEEIRAIPDVNDSRFITLW is encoded by the coding sequence TTGGCCAGGATCCTGGTGAAAGAGAAGATCGCGGCGGCCGGCGTGGAGCTGCTGCGCAGGGATTTCGAGGTGGATTTCCTTCCGGAAATGTCCCGGGAGGAGATGCTGGGGCGCCTGGGCGAATATGAGGGACTGATCGTGCGCTCGGCCACCAAGGTCGACGCCGAAGCCATAGCGGCCGCCAGCAGGATGAAGGTGATCGGGCGCGCCGGGGTGGGGGTGGACAACATCGACGTCGAGGCCGCGACCAAGCGCGGGATCATGGTCATCAACGCCCCCCAGAGCAACATCATCTCCGCGGCTGAACAGACCATGGCCCTGCTCATGGCCATGTGCCGCAACATTCCCGACGCCGTGATTTCCCTGCGGGAGAAGTGCTGGGACCGCAAGCAGTTCGAGGGCGTGGAGCTCTTCCACAAGGTCATGGGCATCGTCGGCCTGGGCCGCATCGGAACCCTGGTGGCCCACCGCTGCCAGGCCTTCGGCATGCAGGTCATCGCCTACGACCCGTATGTCTCCGAGGAAAAGGGGAAGAAACTGGGGATAGAGCTGGTCTCCATGGACGAGCTGCTTGGCCAGGCGGATTTCATCACCGTCCACCTGCCCAAGACCCCGGAGACCCACCACCTCCTGGGGGAGGCCGAGTTCGCAAGGATGAAGGACGGGGTGCGAGTGCTCAACGTGGCGCGGGGCGGTATCGTAGACGAAGACGCCCTCTACGCGGCCCTGGACGGTGGCAAGGTTGCCGCGGCCGCCCTGGACGTGTTCGAGAAGGAACCGGCGACGGAGTGCCCCCTCATCGGGCATCCCAAGGTCATCGCCACGCCCCACCTGGGGGCCTCCACCCAGGAGGCCCAGGACCGCGCGGGGACCATGATCGCCGAGTTCGTGAGCGAGGCCCTCAGGGGCGGTTTCGTAGCCAACGTGGTCAACCTGCCGGTGCCGGCGGAGGTGGACGAATCGGTGCGCATGTTCATGCCGCTGGCGGAGAAGCTGGGCCTGCTCTTGACCCACCTGGTTGAGGGTCACGTGAGCGAGATAGAGGTGGAGTACCTGGGGGGGCTGGCGGGCTACGAGACCGGAGTGCTCACAGTGGCCGTGCTCAAGGGCTTCTTCGAGAAGATCGTCTTCGAGCCGGTCAATTATGTAAACGCCCCTCTCTTCGCCAAGGAACGGGGCATCGCCGTGCGCGAGACCAAGTCCGAACAGACGCGCGATTACGTCAACCTGATCATGGTGCGCGGGCGCCGCGATGGCGACGAGGTGGCGGTGGGGGGCACCCTGGTGGGCCTCTCCAACGCGGAGCGCTTCGTACACGTCTACGAGTACGACATCGACCTCGGCCCCTCGCAGTACATGGCCTTCTTCCGTTACGCCGATATCCCCGGCATGATCGGCAAAGTCGGGACCATCCTCGGGGACAACGGCATCAACATCGCCCACATGCAGGTGGGCAGGCGCAAGATAGGCGGAGAGGCGGTCATGGGCATCAACGTGGATATACCCATTCCTGAAGAGGTTATGGAGGAAATCCGCGCCATCCCCGACGTCAACGACAGCAGGTTCATCACCCTGTGGTAA